From Pongo pygmaeus isolate AG05252 chromosome 1, NHGRI_mPonPyg2-v2.0_pri, whole genome shotgun sequence, one genomic window encodes:
- the RGS2 gene encoding regulator of G-protein signaling 2, with protein sequence MQSAMFLAVQHDCSPMDKSAGSGPKSEEKREKMKRTLLKDWKTRLSYFLQNSSTPGKPKTGKKSKQQAFIKPSPEEAQLWSEAFDELLASKYGLAAFRAFLKSEFCEENIEFWLACEDFKKTKSPQKLSSKARKIYTDFIEKEAPKEINIDFQTKTLIAQNIQEATSGCFTTAQKRVYSLMENNSYPRFLESEFYQDLCKKPQITTEPHAT encoded by the exons ATGCAAAGTGCTATGTTCTTGGCTGTTCAACACGACTGCAGCCCCATGGACAAGAGCGCAGGCAGCGGCCCCAAGAGCGAGGAGAAGCGGGAAAAGATGAAACGGACCCT tttaaaaGATTGGAAGACCCGTTTGAGCTACTTCTTGCAAAATTCCTCTACTCCTGGGAAGCCCAAAACCggcaaaaaaagcaaacagcaaGCTTTCATCAA GCCTTCTCCTGAGGAAGCACAGCTGTGGTCAGAAGCATTTGACGAGCTGCTAGCCAGCAAAT ATGGTCTTGCTGCATTCAGGGCTTTTTTAAAGTcggaattctgtgaagaaaatattGAATTCTGGCTGGCCTGTGAAGACTTCAAAAAAACCAAATCACCCCAAAAGCTGTCCTCAAAAGCAAGGAAAATATATACTGACTTCATAGAAAAGGAAGCTCCAAAAGAG ataAACATAGATTTTCAAACCAAAACTCTGATTGCCCAGAATATACAAGAAGCTACAAGTGGCTGCTTTACAACTGCCCAGAAAAGGGTATACAGCTTGATGGAGAACAACTCTTATCCCCGTTTCTTGGAGTCAGAATTCTACCAGGACTTGTGTAAAAAGCCACAAATCACCACAGAGCCTCATGCTACATGA